From one Aspergillus fumigatus Af293 chromosome 8, whole genome shotgun sequence genomic stretch:
- a CDS encoding putative bZIP transcription factor — translation MARYSQPPFDFYHQSPSTMGTKPSYPEEDEMSVLDDKILDSTSPELSTIPDHRRSSYDHAPDAFSHRDSVWSDFSQSVSSTQSRHNSQVGHGLYDANPNPFMRVDGAHPASAYGQQTSWSLSRDSGSCTPTAMYDHFHPDLENNSSAPFSGGAVGPVSTINIASMSYRPGMGFAPPGAIAMSPQSSQGWIPASTDMPDAISRPTKSPTYRNSSPLSVRRDGIRKKNARFEIPAERTLSNIDQLISQSTNEEEIKELKQQKRLLRNRQAALDSRQRKKLHTEKLEEEKKHFTQVISELEEALQNMKLREAELLREKSEWMAAQQQINQYIEGLHMDKDEMLRVHTLETAELRKKNNILKETVEKLERQMGSSATNNLNTDFSDFENFTMDNAPWEDFTISNSLPLEAESTPATSTMQSSAMVMSASDRVTEKSTNTACDYPFSWNAFYMCLLFGAFLASNGPSLSSRSIPQLSEEYRAESANVLKAVLAASPPELAQANTQQAVASSSSAAPMPTTISGAEMAQMTTGTAQSSNLDELHNNLAMPTKEQEREQVFSLNADQYNALTTFDESHVDYKSQPSNLQQALAAMRNNAAFNKLPNKATSDVYTRSLMWDRVPEKVIRDFQRMVQEFGASPIKEEQSGFIRRITRTQLYTCQLETWAAAADPRLLLTLRLKIANVAGYRIKKVQYERPDINLSTSSCLAT, via the exons ATGGCGAGATATTCTCAACCACCTTTCGACTTTTACCACCAGTCCCCATCAACTATGGGGACAAAACCCTCATATCcggaagaggacgagatgaGTGTATTAGATGACAAGATCCTGGATTCCACTTCCCCCGAACTGTCTACCATTCCCGACCACCGACGGTCTTCATATGATCATGCGCCAGATGCGTTTTCGCATCGGGATTCAGTCTGGTCGGACTTTTCGCAATCAGTCTCCAGCACCCAGTCGCGTCACAATTCTCAAGTCGGCCATGGTCTTTATGATGCCAACCCCAATCCTTTCATGCGGGTCGATGGTGCTCACCCTGCCTCAGCATATGGCCAGCAGACATCCTGGTCCTTGTCCAGGGATTCTGGCTCATGTACGCCGACTGCCATGTACGACCACTTCCACCCGGACCTGGAGAACAATTCCTCTGCCCCCTTCTCCGGCGGCGCCGTGGGGCCAGTGAGCACAATCAATATTGCGTCCATGTCCTACCGACCAGGCATGGGCTTTGCGCCACCCGGCGCTATTGCGATGTCGCCACAGTCCAGTCAGGGCTGGATACCTGCATCGACGGATATGCCCGATGCGATCTCGCGCCCCACAAAGAGCCCGACGTATCGCAACAGCTCGCCGTTGAGCGTTCGGCGGGATGGCattcggaagaagaacgcCCGCTTCGAGATCCCTGCTGAGCGAACATTGAGCAATATCGACCAGCTGATCAGTCAATCGACgaacgaggaagagatcaaggagctgaagcagcagaagcgTCTGCTCCGAAACCGTCAAGCCGC ATTGGACTCACGGCAACGGAAAAAGCTCCACACTGAGAAACtcgaggaggaaaagaaacacTTCACTCAGGTTATCAGtgagcttgaagaagcgtTGCAAAACATGAAGTTGCGTGAGGCTGAGCTCCTCCGTGAAAAGAGCGAGTGGATGGCAGCCCAGCAGCAGATTAACCAGTACATCGAAGGCCTGCACATGGATAAGGACGAGATGCTTCGCGTGCACACCCTGGAAACGGCTGAGCTTCGAAAGAAGAACAATATTCTCAAAGAGACAGTGGAGAAGCTCGAGAGACAGATGGGATCATCGGCTACCAATAATCTCAACACGGACTTCTCTGACTTTGAGAATTTTACCATGGACAATGCGCCTTGGGAAGACTTCACCATATCCAACAGTCTTCCTCTTGAGGCGGAGTCGACTCCTGCTACCTCCACGATGCAGTCATCAGCAATGGTGATGTCAGCGAGCGATAGGGTCACCGAGAAGAGTACAAACACAGCCTGTGACTACCCTTTCAGCTGGAATGCCTTCTACATGTGTCTGCTCTTTGGCGCGTTCCTGGCTTCGAACGGCCCATCGCTCTCCTCACGTTCTATTCCGCAATTGTCGGAGGAGTACCGTGCCGAGTCTGCCAACGTTTTGAAGGCAGTTCTCGCCGCCTCTCCACCAGAGCTCGCACAGGCGAACACTCAGCAAGCGGtggcatcctcctcctccgctgcTCCAATGCCAACGACCATCAGCGGAGCGGAGATGGCTCAAATGACTACGGGTACTGCACAATCTTCCAACCTTGACGAGCTTCACAACAACCTCGCGATGCCTaccaaggagcaggagcgaGAGCAGGTCTTCTCCCTCAATGCTGACCAATACAATGCCCTGACCACCTTTGACGAGTCTCATGTCGACTACAAGTCTCAGCCTTCTAATCTGCAGCAGGCTTTGGCCGCGATGCGGAACAATGCTGCTTTCAATAAACTGCCGAACAAGGCTACATCCGACGTGTACACCAGATCTTTGATGTGGGATCGCGTTCCTGAGAAGGTGATTCGCGATTTTCAACGCATGGTTCAGGAATTTGGCGCTTCACCTATCAAAGAGGAGCAGTCCGGCTTCA TACGTCGTATAACCAGAACGCAGTTGTATACTTGCCAGCTCGAGACatgggcagcagcagccgatCCTAGGCTACTGCTCACCCTCAGATTAAAAATAGCGAATGTAGCAGGCTACCGCATAAAAAAGGTACAATATGAAAGGCCCGACATCAACCTTTCCACCAGTAGTTGCCTAGCTACCTAG